The following is a genomic window from Candidatus Omnitrophota bacterium.
ATCATTGCTTAAATATTTTTGAGTCTTCAAATATGCAATAAATGCTAGATATTCAAATACAAATTTAGAAAAATAGTCTTCTTCACTTGCTTTCGCATGCCAATTCTTTATTAATTGCTCATAGCTCATATCCCAAACCTTCCAAGTTTTTCTTTATTTCTTGCTCAAGCTCTTTTGATTTCTTGAATTGAAAATAAAGCTCAGATGTAAGCCTTTGCATTTTCTTTTCAAAAAGCTCATCATCCTCTTCAACCTCTTCGGTTCCGACATATCTGCCCGGAGTCAAAATATGCCCGTGTTTCTGTATCTCATCGAGCTTAACTGCCTTGCAGAATCCTCTAACATCTTTATATTTCCCGCCTTCGCCTCTCCAAGCGTGATAGGTTAAGGCAATCTTTTTTATTTCCTCATCGGTTAATTCACGATGGCGCCTGTCAATCATCGCCCCCATATTCCTGGCATCAATAAAGAGAATTTCTCCGCGCCTGTCTCTAAACTTATGGTTCTTCTTATCGCGGGAGACAAACCAGAGGCATACGGGAATCATGGTGTTATAAAAAAGCTGCGAAGGTAACGATATCATGCAGTCCACAAGGTTTGCCTCTATGATATTCTTTCGGATTTCGCCTTCACCAGAGGTATTAGAAGACATAGAGCCATTGGCTAAAACAAACCCTGCTGTGCCGCTTGGAGAAAGATGATGAATGAAATGCTGCACCCAGGCAAAGTTGGCATTCCCTGCAGGAGGCACTCCATATTTCCAGCGCGCATCTTCTCGCAGAAGCTCGCCTTTCCAATCGCTGTCATTGAAAGGCGGATTGGCGATAACAAAGTCGGCCTTCAGGTCCTTGTGGGCGTCATTCAAAAAGCTGCCTTCATTATTCCAGGTAATATGCGCATCTATGCCGCGGATGGCAAGGTTCATCTTACATAGACGCCAGGTTGTCTGGTTGGATTCCTGTCCGTAGACCGCGATATCTCCGATGCGTCCGCCGTGCGCCTGCACAAACTTCTCGCTCTGAACAAACATACCGCCTGAGCCGCAGCAGGGATCAAATACCCTGCCTTTATACGGCTCGAGCATTTCAACCAACAGCTTAACAATGCAGCGCGCAGTATAAAATTGGCCGCCCTTCTTACCTTCGGCATCGGCAAATTGGCCGAGAAAATACTCATATACACGGCCTAAAATGTCCTTACTGCGGCCCTCTTTATCGCCAAGCACTATGGTCCCTATCAAATCAATTAGTTCGCCAAGGCGCTGCTTATCAAGGGATGACCGGGCATAATTCTTAGGAAGCACTCCTCTAAGAGAAGAATTCCCTTTCTCAACCGCATCCATAGCATCATCAATAATCTTGCCTATGGTTGGCTGTTTGGCATTCTTCTGCAGATAATCCCAGCGCGCCTTTTTAGGAACATAAAAGACATTCTCGGCCCTGTATTCATCGGGATCATTCAATGTTTCATACCGCGCCTGCGGCTCGGCAAGATAATATTCGCCCTTACTATCAGACAGTTCTTTCTCTAAATCATTGTAATGTTCCTCAAAGGCATCAGAGATGTATTTCAAGAAAATAAGCCCCAGGACAACATGCTTATACTCGGCAGCGTCCATATTATTACGGAGCTTATCCGCGGCCTGCCACAGCTTTGCCTCAAAGCCAAGATTGGCTCCGTTGTCTTTCTTCTTTTTAACCATTATCGCTTCCTCCCTATGACCGCCAAACTTAAAAGCCGGGACATCTCCTCCCCGGCATAAGCGTTTTATAAGTGTCTGGGCGTCATCTTCATCTCTGCCATATAGTTACATATTA
Proteins encoded in this region:
- a CDS encoding class I SAM-dependent DNA methyltransferase; this encodes MVKKKKDNGANLGFEAKLWQAADKLRNNMDAAEYKHVVLGLIFLKYISDAFEEHYNDLEKELSDSKGEYYLAEPQARYETLNDPDEYRAENVFYVPKKARWDYLQKNAKQPTIGKIIDDAMDAVEKGNSSLRGVLPKNYARSSLDKQRLGELIDLIGTIVLGDKEGRSKDILGRVYEYFLGQFADAEGKKGGQFYTARCIVKLLVEMLEPYKGRVFDPCCGSGGMFVQSEKFVQAHGGRIGDIAVYGQESNQTTWRLCKMNLAIRGIDAHITWNNEGSFLNDAHKDLKADFVIANPPFNDSDWKGELLREDARWKYGVPPAGNANFAWVQHFIHHLSPSGTAGFVLANGSMSSNTSGEGEIRKNIIEANLVDCMISLPSQLFYNTMIPVCLWFVSRDKKNHKFRDRRGEILFIDARNMGAMIDRRHRELTDEEIKKIALTYHAWRGEGGKYKDVRGFCKAVKLDEIQKHGHILTPGRYVGTEEVEEDDELFEKKMQRLTSELYFQFKKSKELEQEIKKNLEGLGYEL